A window of the Tenebrio molitor chromosome 1, icTenMoli1.1, whole genome shotgun sequence genome harbors these coding sequences:
- the ssp6 gene encoding uncharacterized protein ssp6 isoform X1, with protein sequence MRRQQQSQSQLQIEHSDDDCTSSPSQILERVQSDRVTVTKPEEDRRRRTIIVEKKKGSYGFTLQSYGIHYKKEQEIEMITYVDYVDYDGPAYRSGMREGDVILSINGTDMEKADHKTLVNFIKNCDARMRMVVLFEDCVRKVELHMRYIQLQRVLQSKMAELEKLCIRERQLLEGKWKTHSLPARKKASQSGSGDPPTPTQAAYSYCRPTVSTEDVAKAQQKQQNPPLIFAYQYLDPHYRYMLQPSASSSGEYLLTFEPSRYRGDQHHFIVKTPCDAPQKQNRGNQTGGNGVEKPKKVSGLVVVQTSCHSYAGHLCNPCMQSGNNADNTSLEAYDLASPCCDPHCVPSSRRRSRNHKDHHRKRDSKTEETQTDPQQVQQQQRSRPHSQVAQTPPAAVQTYSVPRRYFHFGTGLVSQCSLHSCTSSELSAVAPTTMGESSASYTTSLSTDTLYWDGSCDVSASRQLSVKSVASKHDHQSLRRYSQTHPHEPVYVQYGAVKPKSWDNLATKAFGGYGFGYGYLDTSTKCPKNTRTQSSKSQGQYVRVDKHASTNSSQPQYTPHAHRRYFHPTKSTESLLSVPKYSTEALSDSSVSCECLDAASPAPDTADARFFQSPRQSISASPTDPNFGYYSAARRPSKNVVSTSSEATRL encoded by the exons ATGAGGCGGCAACAGCAGAGTCAATCCCAGCTGCAGATAGAGCACAGCGATGATGACTGCACCTCTTCCCCG TCACAGATCTTGGAACGTGTCCAATCCGACAGGGTGACAGTGACGAAACCCGAAGAGGACCGACGAAGAAGGACAATCATCGTCGAGAAGAAAAAGGGATCGTACGGGTTCACCCTCCAGAGTTATGGGATCCACTACAAGAAGGAGCAGGAGATCGAGATGATCACCTACGTGGACTACGTGGACTACGACGGGCCCGCGTACAGGTCAGGAATGCGCGAAGGCGACGTCATCCTGTCGATCAACGGCACCGACATGGAGAAGGCCGACCACAAGACCCTGGTGAATTTTATCAAGAACTGCGACGCCAGGATGCGAATGGTGGTCCTGTTCGAGGACTGCGTCCGCAAG GTGGAGCTGCACATGCGGTACATCCAGCTGCAGCGCGTCCTCCAGAGCAAGATGGCCGAGCTGGAGAAGCTGTGCATCCGCGAGCGGCAGCTCCTGGAGGGCAAATGGAAGACGCACAGTCTGCCCGCTAGGAAGAAGGCGTCGCAGAGCGGCAGCGGCGACCCCCCGACCCCCACGCAAGCCGCCTACTCGTACTGCAGGCCCACCGTGTCCACCGAGGACGTGGCCAAGGCGCAGCAGAAGCAGCAGAACCCTCCCTTGATCTTCGCCTACCAGTACTTGGACCCGCACTACAGATACATGCTGCAGCCTTCCGCCAGCAGCAGCGGCGAGTATCTGCTCACTTTCGAACCCTCGCGCTACAGAGGGGACCAACACCACTTCATCGTCAAAACACCATGCGACGCCCCGCAGAAGCAGAATCGGGGCAACCAGACCGGCGGCAACGGGGTCGAGAAGCCCAAGAAGGTATCAGGTTTAGTTGTG GTGCAGACCTCGTGCCACAGCTACGCCGGGCACCTGTGCAACCCGTGCATGCAGTCCGGCAACAACGCCGACAATACGAGTTTGGAAGCTTACGACTTAGCGAGTCCTTGCTGTGATCCTCACTGTGTGCCATCGAGTAGGCGCCGTTCGCGCAACCACAAAGACCACCACAGGAAGAGAGATTCAAAGACTGAGGAAACGCAAACGGACCCTCAACAGGTGCAGCAGCAGCAGCGATCTCGCCCGCATTCCCAGGTCGCGCAGACGCCGCCCGCCGCCGTGCAGACGTACTCGGTGCCACGGCGGTACTTCCACTTCGGCACCGGCCTCGTCAGCCAGTGCAGCCTGCACTCGTGCACGTCCAGCGAGCTGAGCGCCGTGGCGCCCACCACCATGGGCGAGAGCTCCGCCAGCTACACCACCTCCCTCAGCACCGACACGCTCTACTGGGACGGCTCCTGCGACGTGAGCGCCTCCAGGCAGCTCAGCGTCAAGTCCGTCGCCAGCAAGCACGACCACCAGAG TTTGCGCAGGTACTCGCAGACGCACCCGCACGAGCCCGTCTACGTGCAGTACGGCGCGGTCAAGCCCAAGTCCTGGGACAACCTGGCGACGAAGGCCTTCGGCGGGTACGGCTTCGGGTACGGCTACCTGGACACCTCGACCAAGTGCCCCAAGAACACCAGGACGCAGAGCAGCAAGAGCCAAGGCCAGTACGTCCGCGTCGACAAGCACGCTTCCACCAACTCCTCCCAGCCGCAGTACACCCCGCACGCCCACCGGCGCTACTTCCACCCGACCAAGTCCACCGAGAGCCTCCTCTCGGTGCCGAAATACTCCACGGAGGCGCTGTCCGACTCCAGCGTCTCGTGCGAGTGTCTGGACGCCGCCTCCCCGGCGCCCGACACCGCCGACGCCCGCTTCTTCCAGAGCCCCAGGCAGAGCATCAGCGCCAGCCCCACCGACCCCAACTTCGGGTACTACAGCGCGGCGCGGAGGCCGTCGAAGAACGTCGTCTCGACCAGCTCGGAAGCCACTAGGTTGTAA
- the Cdk7 gene encoding cyclin-dependent kinase 7, translating to MTNKLNRYEKIEFLGEGQFATVYKARDVETDNIVAVKKIKMGSRQEAQDGIHRTALREIKLLQELHHKNVIGLLDVFGHMSNVSLVFDFMDTDLEVIIKDNTIILTTANIKAYMIQTLQGLDYLHRNWVLHRDLKPNNLLVNSSGVLKVGDFGLAKLYGSPNRINTHQVVTRWYRCPELLFGAKLYSTGVDMWAVGCILAELLLRAPLFPGESDLDQLTKIFGVFGNPTEENWPGLKSLSDYIEFKPFTPIPLKNIFTAAGDDLLDVIGNLLVLNPLKRIECAKCLSMPFFSNKPAPTVGSKLPLPQNIRKTEVERPSLKRKLLDAADGGSLSKRLLF from the coding sequence ATGACTAACAAACTGAACCGGTATGAAAAAATCGAGTTCCTGGGCGAGGGTCAGTTCGCCACCGTGTACAAGGCCCGGGACGTGGAGACCGACAACATCGTGGCCGTCAAGAAGATCAAAATGGGGAGTCGACAGGAGGCGCAAGACGGAATCCACCGAACCGCGCTCCGAGAGATCAAGCTGTTGCAAGAACTGCACCACAAGAACGTGATAGGGCTTCTGGACGTGTTTGGGCACATGTCGAACGTGTCTCTGGTGTTCGATTTTATGGACACGGATCTGGAGGTGATAATAAAGGACAACACGATAATTCTGACGACTGCTAACATCAAAGCGTACATGATCCAAACGCTGCAAGGTCTCGACTACTTGCACAGGAACTGGGTGTTGCACCGCGATCTCAAGCCAAACAATCTGCTGGTGAACTCTAGCGGGGTGTTAAAAGTCGGCGATTTCGGTCTGGCCAAGTTGTACGGCTCTCCGAATCGCATTAACACGCACCAGGTGGTGACGAGATGGTACCGCTGCCCTGAGTTGTTGTTTGGGGCTAAGTTGTACAGCACCGGGGTTGACATGTGGGCCGTGGGGTGCATTCTCGCGGAGTTGCTGTTGCGCGCGCCGCTTTTCCCCGGCGAGTCCGACCTAGACCAGCTCACTAAGATATTTGGGGTTTTTGGGAATCCGACGGAGGAGAACTGGCCCGGCCTGAAGAGTCTCTCCGACTACATCGAATTTAAACCGTTCACCCCGATTCCGCTGAAGAACATTTTCACCGCTGCCGGAGACGATTTGCTCGACGTTATCGGAAATCTTCTCGTTTTGAACCCTTTGAAGAGGATCGAGTGCGCCAAGTGTTTGTCGATGCCGTTCTTCAGCAACAAACCCGCGCCCACGGTGGGGTCAAAGCTGCCCCTGCCTCAGAACATCAGAAAGACGGAGGTCGAGAGGCCGAGCTTGAAGAGGAAGCTGTTGGATGCCGCCGACGGGGGCTCCCTGTCCAAGCGATTATTGTTCTAA
- the ssp6 gene encoding uncharacterized protein ssp6 isoform X3 → MRRQQQSQSQLQIEHSDDDCTSSPSQILERVQSDRVTVTKPEEDRRRRTIIVEKKKGSYGFTLQSYGIHYKKEQEIEMITYVDYVDYDGPAYRSGMREGDVILSINGTDMEKADHKTLVNFIKNCDARMRMVVLFEDCVRKVELHMRYIQLQRVLQSKMAELEKLCIRERQLLEGKWKTHSLPARKKASQSGSGDPPTPTQAAYSYCRPTVSTEDVAKAQQKQQNPPLIFAYQYLDPHYRYMLQPSASSSGEYLLTFEPSRYRGDQHHFIVKTPCDAPQKQNRGNQTGGNGVEKPKKVQTSCHSYAGHLCNPCMQSGNNADNTSLEAYDLASPCCDPHCVPSSRRRSRNHKDHHRKRDSKTEETQTDPQQVQQQQRSRPHSQVAQTPPAAVQTYSVPRRYFHFGTGLVSQCSLHSCTSSELSAVAPTTMGESSASYTTSLSTDTLYWDGSCDVSASRQLSVKSVASKHDHQSLRRYSQTHPHEPVYVQYGAVKPKSWDNLATKAFGGYGFGYGYLDTSTKCPKNTRTQSSKSQGQYVRVDKHASTNSSQPQYTPHAHRRYFHPTKSTESLLSVPKYSTEALSDSSVSCECLDAASPAPDTADARFFQSPRQSISASPTDPNFGYYSAARRPSKNVVSTSSEATRL, encoded by the exons ATGAGGCGGCAACAGCAGAGTCAATCCCAGCTGCAGATAGAGCACAGCGATGATGACTGCACCTCTTCCCCG TCACAGATCTTGGAACGTGTCCAATCCGACAGGGTGACAGTGACGAAACCCGAAGAGGACCGACGAAGAAGGACAATCATCGTCGAGAAGAAAAAGGGATCGTACGGGTTCACCCTCCAGAGTTATGGGATCCACTACAAGAAGGAGCAGGAGATCGAGATGATCACCTACGTGGACTACGTGGACTACGACGGGCCCGCGTACAGGTCAGGAATGCGCGAAGGCGACGTCATCCTGTCGATCAACGGCACCGACATGGAGAAGGCCGACCACAAGACCCTGGTGAATTTTATCAAGAACTGCGACGCCAGGATGCGAATGGTGGTCCTGTTCGAGGACTGCGTCCGCAAG GTGGAGCTGCACATGCGGTACATCCAGCTGCAGCGCGTCCTCCAGAGCAAGATGGCCGAGCTGGAGAAGCTGTGCATCCGCGAGCGGCAGCTCCTGGAGGGCAAATGGAAGACGCACAGTCTGCCCGCTAGGAAGAAGGCGTCGCAGAGCGGCAGCGGCGACCCCCCGACCCCCACGCAAGCCGCCTACTCGTACTGCAGGCCCACCGTGTCCACCGAGGACGTGGCCAAGGCGCAGCAGAAGCAGCAGAACCCTCCCTTGATCTTCGCCTACCAGTACTTGGACCCGCACTACAGATACATGCTGCAGCCTTCCGCCAGCAGCAGCGGCGAGTATCTGCTCACTTTCGAACCCTCGCGCTACAGAGGGGACCAACACCACTTCATCGTCAAAACACCATGCGACGCCCCGCAGAAGCAGAATCGGGGCAACCAGACCGGCGGCAACGGGGTCGAGAAGCCCAAGAAG GTGCAGACCTCGTGCCACAGCTACGCCGGGCACCTGTGCAACCCGTGCATGCAGTCCGGCAACAACGCCGACAATACGAGTTTGGAAGCTTACGACTTAGCGAGTCCTTGCTGTGATCCTCACTGTGTGCCATCGAGTAGGCGCCGTTCGCGCAACCACAAAGACCACCACAGGAAGAGAGATTCAAAGACTGAGGAAACGCAAACGGACCCTCAACAGGTGCAGCAGCAGCAGCGATCTCGCCCGCATTCCCAGGTCGCGCAGACGCCGCCCGCCGCCGTGCAGACGTACTCGGTGCCACGGCGGTACTTCCACTTCGGCACCGGCCTCGTCAGCCAGTGCAGCCTGCACTCGTGCACGTCCAGCGAGCTGAGCGCCGTGGCGCCCACCACCATGGGCGAGAGCTCCGCCAGCTACACCACCTCCCTCAGCACCGACACGCTCTACTGGGACGGCTCCTGCGACGTGAGCGCCTCCAGGCAGCTCAGCGTCAAGTCCGTCGCCAGCAAGCACGACCACCAGAG TTTGCGCAGGTACTCGCAGACGCACCCGCACGAGCCCGTCTACGTGCAGTACGGCGCGGTCAAGCCCAAGTCCTGGGACAACCTGGCGACGAAGGCCTTCGGCGGGTACGGCTTCGGGTACGGCTACCTGGACACCTCGACCAAGTGCCCCAAGAACACCAGGACGCAGAGCAGCAAGAGCCAAGGCCAGTACGTCCGCGTCGACAAGCACGCTTCCACCAACTCCTCCCAGCCGCAGTACACCCCGCACGCCCACCGGCGCTACTTCCACCCGACCAAGTCCACCGAGAGCCTCCTCTCGGTGCCGAAATACTCCACGGAGGCGCTGTCCGACTCCAGCGTCTCGTGCGAGTGTCTGGACGCCGCCTCCCCGGCGCCCGACACCGCCGACGCCCGCTTCTTCCAGAGCCCCAGGCAGAGCATCAGCGCCAGCCCCACCGACCCCAACTTCGGGTACTACAGCGCGGCGCGGAGGCCGTCGAAGAACGTCGTCTCGACCAGCTCGGAAGCCACTAGGTTGTAA
- the ssp6 gene encoding uncharacterized protein ssp6 isoform X2, with protein MRRQQQSQSQLQIEHSDDDCTSSPSQILERVQSDRVTVTKPEEDRRRRTIIVEKKKGSYGFTLQSYGIHYKKEQEIEMITYVDYVDYDGPAYRSGMREGDVILSINGTDMEKADHKTLVNFIKNCDARMRMVVLFEDCVRKVELHMRYIQLQRVLQSKMAELEKLCIRERQLLEGKWKTHSLPARKKASQSGSGDPPTPTQAAYSYCRPTVSTEDVAKAQQKQQNPPLIFAYQYLDPHYRYMLQPSASSSGEYLLTFEPSRYRGDQHHFIVKTPCDAPQKQNRGNQTGGNGVEKPKKVSGLVVVQTSCHSYAGHLCNPCMQSGNNADNTSLEAYDLASPCCDPHCVPSSRRRSRNHKDHHRKRDSKTEETQTDPQQVQQQQRSRPHSQVAQTPPAAVQTYSVPRRYFHFGTGLVSQCSLHSCTSSELSAVAPTTMGESSASYTTSLSTDTLYWDGSCDVSASRQLSVKSVASKHDHQRYSQTHPHEPVYVQYGAVKPKSWDNLATKAFGGYGFGYGYLDTSTKCPKNTRTQSSKSQGQYVRVDKHASTNSSQPQYTPHAHRRYFHPTKSTESLLSVPKYSTEALSDSSVSCECLDAASPAPDTADARFFQSPRQSISASPTDPNFGYYSAARRPSKNVVSTSSEATRL; from the exons ATGAGGCGGCAACAGCAGAGTCAATCCCAGCTGCAGATAGAGCACAGCGATGATGACTGCACCTCTTCCCCG TCACAGATCTTGGAACGTGTCCAATCCGACAGGGTGACAGTGACGAAACCCGAAGAGGACCGACGAAGAAGGACAATCATCGTCGAGAAGAAAAAGGGATCGTACGGGTTCACCCTCCAGAGTTATGGGATCCACTACAAGAAGGAGCAGGAGATCGAGATGATCACCTACGTGGACTACGTGGACTACGACGGGCCCGCGTACAGGTCAGGAATGCGCGAAGGCGACGTCATCCTGTCGATCAACGGCACCGACATGGAGAAGGCCGACCACAAGACCCTGGTGAATTTTATCAAGAACTGCGACGCCAGGATGCGAATGGTGGTCCTGTTCGAGGACTGCGTCCGCAAG GTGGAGCTGCACATGCGGTACATCCAGCTGCAGCGCGTCCTCCAGAGCAAGATGGCCGAGCTGGAGAAGCTGTGCATCCGCGAGCGGCAGCTCCTGGAGGGCAAATGGAAGACGCACAGTCTGCCCGCTAGGAAGAAGGCGTCGCAGAGCGGCAGCGGCGACCCCCCGACCCCCACGCAAGCCGCCTACTCGTACTGCAGGCCCACCGTGTCCACCGAGGACGTGGCCAAGGCGCAGCAGAAGCAGCAGAACCCTCCCTTGATCTTCGCCTACCAGTACTTGGACCCGCACTACAGATACATGCTGCAGCCTTCCGCCAGCAGCAGCGGCGAGTATCTGCTCACTTTCGAACCCTCGCGCTACAGAGGGGACCAACACCACTTCATCGTCAAAACACCATGCGACGCCCCGCAGAAGCAGAATCGGGGCAACCAGACCGGCGGCAACGGGGTCGAGAAGCCCAAGAAGGTATCAGGTTTAGTTGTG GTGCAGACCTCGTGCCACAGCTACGCCGGGCACCTGTGCAACCCGTGCATGCAGTCCGGCAACAACGCCGACAATACGAGTTTGGAAGCTTACGACTTAGCGAGTCCTTGCTGTGATCCTCACTGTGTGCCATCGAGTAGGCGCCGTTCGCGCAACCACAAAGACCACCACAGGAAGAGAGATTCAAAGACTGAGGAAACGCAAACGGACCCTCAACAGGTGCAGCAGCAGCAGCGATCTCGCCCGCATTCCCAGGTCGCGCAGACGCCGCCCGCCGCCGTGCAGACGTACTCGGTGCCACGGCGGTACTTCCACTTCGGCACCGGCCTCGTCAGCCAGTGCAGCCTGCACTCGTGCACGTCCAGCGAGCTGAGCGCCGTGGCGCCCACCACCATGGGCGAGAGCTCCGCCAGCTACACCACCTCCCTCAGCACCGACACGCTCTACTGGGACGGCTCCTGCGACGTGAGCGCCTCCAGGCAGCTCAGCGTCAAGTCCGTCGCCAGCAAGCACGACCACCAGAG GTACTCGCAGACGCACCCGCACGAGCCCGTCTACGTGCAGTACGGCGCGGTCAAGCCCAAGTCCTGGGACAACCTGGCGACGAAGGCCTTCGGCGGGTACGGCTTCGGGTACGGCTACCTGGACACCTCGACCAAGTGCCCCAAGAACACCAGGACGCAGAGCAGCAAGAGCCAAGGCCAGTACGTCCGCGTCGACAAGCACGCTTCCACCAACTCCTCCCAGCCGCAGTACACCCCGCACGCCCACCGGCGCTACTTCCACCCGACCAAGTCCACCGAGAGCCTCCTCTCGGTGCCGAAATACTCCACGGAGGCGCTGTCCGACTCCAGCGTCTCGTGCGAGTGTCTGGACGCCGCCTCCCCGGCGCCCGACACCGCCGACGCCCGCTTCTTCCAGAGCCCCAGGCAGAGCATCAGCGCCAGCCCCACCGACCCCAACTTCGGGTACTACAGCGCGGCGCGGAGGCCGTCGAAGAACGTCGTCTCGACCAGCTCGGAAGCCACTAGGTTGTAA
- the eIF3i gene encoding eukaryotic translation initiation factor 3 subunit I: MKPLMLHGHERAITQIKYNREGDLLFSSSKDNKPNVWYSLNGERLGTFNGHQGAVWCIDVDWTTSRFLSGAGDNTLKVWDCETGKEIGNISTNSSVRTCLFSYSGNMAVYTTDRAMRHQCEIFIIDVRNVDESISHADPILRIPIKGSRVSSILWDNLDETIITGHENGDLVKWDLKTGKELSSMKEHENLINDMQWNKDGTMFVTASKDHTAKLFDATDLLLLKTYKTERPVNSAAISPIFEHVVVGGGQDAMDVTTTSARVGKFDSRFFHMVFEEEFGRVKGHFGPINSVAFHPDGKSYSSGGEDGYVRVHNFDSSYFEYNFDY; encoded by the exons ATG AAACCCCTTATGCTGCACGGGCACGAGCGTGCCATCACGCAGATCAAGTACAACCGCGAAGGCGACCTGTTGTTCTCGTCGTCCAAAGACAACAAACCCAACGTTTGGTACTCTTTAAATGGAGAGAGATTGGGCACTTTCAATGGTCACCAGGGCGCCGTCTGGTGCATAGACGTCGACTGGACAACGTCGCGTTTCTTGTCCGGGGCGGGAGACAACACGCTCAAAGTGTGGGATTGCGAGACCGGGAAGGAAATAGGAAACATCTCTACCAATTCGTCTGTGAGAACATGCCTGTTCAGTTATTCGGGCAACATGGCTGTGTATACGACGGACAGAGCGATGCGACACCAGTGCGAGATCTTCATTATCGACGTTCGGAACGTCGACGAGAGTATATCACACGCCGACCCCATTTTGCGAATACCGATTAAGGGGTCGAGGGTGTCCTCCATCTTGTGGGACAATCTCGACGAGACCATCATCACGGGGCACGAGAATGGGGATTTGGTCAAGTGGGACCTCAAG aCGGGAAAGGAATTGAGTTCAATGAAAGAACATGAAAACTTGATCAACGACATGCAGTGGAACAAGGACGGGACCATGTTCGTGACAGCTTCAAAGGATCACACGGCCAAGCTTTTCGACGCCACCGATCTCCTACTTCTGAAAACTTACAAAACCGAAAGGCCCGTCAATTCGGCTGCTATTAGCCCCATTTTCGAACATGTCGTAGTAGGGGGAGGTCAAGACGCCATGGACGTCACCACCACGTCGGCGAGGGTTGGCAAATTCGATTCTAGATTTTTCCATATGGTATTTGAAGAGGAGTTCGGAAGGGTCAAGGGTCATTTCGGACCCATCAACAGCGTTGCGTTCCACCCCGACGGCAAAAGCTACAGTTCAGGGGGAGAAGATGGTTACGTTCGTGTTCACAACTTCGATTCGTCGTATTTTGAGTATAACTTTGACTATTAG